The following coding sequences lie in one Leptospira inadai serovar Lyme str. 10 genomic window:
- a CDS encoding RNA polymerase sigma factor yields the protein MDIHEIEERYFQLRPDVFRFIVSQTYDPELAEDVLQETIMEILRIFRKGVEIREGTFRSFLYTIAYTQVKNHRRKAARQPVTYFESDSFIEAKPHEKDQSSLIYKSVQVALSDPKIPERTREVLRLRLIEELSIKEIMRILDISRQTFYRDLRIGMKILQETLSEKGITPESLK from the coding sequence TTGGATATTCATGAAATAGAGGAACGCTATTTCCAGCTACGTCCGGATGTGTTCCGCTTTATAGTTTCTCAGACATACGATCCTGAACTGGCAGAGGATGTTCTACAAGAAACTATCATGGAGATCCTACGGATCTTTCGGAAGGGTGTCGAGATACGGGAGGGAACCTTTCGGAGTTTCTTGTATACCATTGCCTATACGCAAGTTAAAAATCATCGTAGGAAAGCGGCCCGCCAACCGGTTACCTATTTCGAATCGGATTCTTTTATTGAAGCGAAACCGCATGAGAAAGACCAAAGCTCGTTGATATACAAATCGGTCCAGGTAGCTTTGTCCGACCCTAAGATCCCGGAAAGGACTAGGGAGGTGCTCAGACTGCGCCTGATCGAAGAATTATCTATCAAGGAGATAATGCGAATATTGGATATTTCGCGTCAGACGTTCTATCGAGATCTTCGAATCGGAATGAAGATTCTTCAAGAAACGCTGTCGGAAAAAGGGATAACCCCGGAGAGTCTGAAATGA
- a CDS encoding TRL domain-containing protein has protein sequence MKKAYYLFFIILSFTLWNCASSPFPALFYNSSEYHASGVMDSGPSDAKILKSGKSCGFNSIFTWLFYSNGEGNLEEAVKNGNITKVVLVDKSTFSILGIIIARNCVIVYGE, from the coding sequence ATGAAAAAAGCATATTATTTATTCTTTATAATTCTATCCTTTACGCTGTGGAATTGCGCGAGTAGTCCGTTCCCTGCCTTATTTTACAATTCTTCCGAGTACCATGCCTCGGGCGTAATGGACAGTGGCCCTTCGGATGCCAAGATCCTAAAAAGCGGAAAATCCTGCGGATTCAATTCCATTTTCACATGGCTATTCTATTCGAACGGAGAAGGAAACCTGGAAGAAGCCGTAAAGAACGGTAATATTACTAAAGTGGTTTTGGTCGATAAAAGTACATTCTCGATACTCGGGATCATAATCGCCAGGAATTGCGTTATCGTCTACGGAGAATAA
- a CDS encoding TRL-like family protein produces the protein MSERMILFLIFILFAGSVSNCAVGPVYGYLYTSTSFPGELNVSNAVTPAKKGQSCMTSFAGLVTWGSSSAGKLALENKITRISTIDHSTKSYVGLIRKYCTIIAGE, from the coding sequence TTGTCCGAAAGAATGATCCTTTTTCTGATTTTTATTTTATTCGCCGGATCGGTTTCCAACTGCGCGGTGGGCCCCGTCTACGGATATCTTTATACTTCGACTTCCTTTCCCGGTGAACTAAACGTATCGAACGCAGTCACACCGGCTAAAAAAGGGCAGTCCTGCATGACATCCTTTGCTGGACTCGTAACCTGGGGAAGTTCGTCAGCCGGAAAGCTCGCTTTGGAAAACAAGATCACCCGTATTTCTACGATAGACCATTCCACAAAATCCTATGTCGGATTGATCCGAAAATATTGTACTATCATTGCAGGAGAATGA
- the lsa14 gene encoding adhesin Lsa14: MKYRILFFSIILSVCSCTGFNAFHYAYGASPNTNPAKDYSNPNYMVVKGGFFWHKAVIPGPIGQGTNFTRVGTACSKSFLGAIAIGDSSLETAKQNAKITKVAYIDYEQFGILAGWAYHRFCTNVHGFGTGELPETKPNAQTKPNTETKPGTPAQPNTQTKPEGKKP, encoded by the coding sequence ATGAAGTATAGAATCCTTTTCTTTTCTATCATTCTAAGCGTTTGCTCGTGTACGGGATTTAACGCTTTCCATTACGCTTACGGCGCTTCGCCGAATACCAATCCGGCCAAAGATTATTCCAATCCGAATTATATGGTGGTTAAAGGAGGGTTCTTTTGGCATAAGGCAGTCATTCCCGGCCCGATCGGTCAGGGGACGAATTTTACCCGAGTGGGGACCGCCTGTTCTAAAAGTTTTTTAGGTGCGATAGCGATAGGCGATTCTAGTCTCGAGACGGCAAAGCAAAACGCGAAAATTACCAAGGTGGCGTATATAGACTACGAACAATTCGGCATCCTGGCAGGTTGGGCCTATCATCGTTTCTGCACGAATGTACACGGATTCGGAACCGGTGAATTGCCCGAGACGAAACCCAATGCTCAAACTAAACCCAATACCGAAACGAAGCCCGGTACCCCCGCTCAGCCCAACACCCAAACCAAACCGGAGGGGAAAAAACCATGA
- a CDS encoding NHL repeat-containing protein gives MISKKMAVSLGFSERKRAQIRMDSCNLPIFFLMSFVFISVSCMGEAASLCASGVLCGGKGGSSSIPLFLLSPTTTVSTPTTPSLTTETYPGFTATRVYGQPDFTSNAANNGGVSATSANNPTGVTVDSSGNVYIAEFSNNRILRFPLGSTTADTVYGQTGSFTTNIPNKGGIPTENTLNAPVHLSIDASGGLYVADAYANRGLYFPSGSTTATKVFGQPNFNTGNAVSGSGTNSFWNSWGIGAGNAGDVYITDYYNNRILYYPSGSSSATRIYGAGYEGNSCGAVNATSVCYPTDVVVDSNGGLYAVDYARSRVLYFPSGSTTATRVYGQPDLTSSGVNNGGRTANSLNSPKGIAMDTQGGLYVADKFNDRVLYYPPGSTTATRVYGKGGDFTSGAFGTSPTLLMQPGSIALDSSGGMYVVDAGNNRTLYFPPITVTH, from the coding sequence ATGATTTCGAAAAAAATGGCCGTAAGTTTAGGATTTTCGGAGCGAAAACGCGCACAGATCCGTATGGATTCGTGCAATTTGCCGATATTTTTTTTAATGAGTTTCGTTTTCATCTCCGTTTCCTGTATGGGCGAAGCGGCAAGTCTTTGCGCGTCAGGTGTCCTTTGCGGAGGAAAGGGAGGAAGTTCTAGCATTCCTTTGTTCCTACTATCCCCTACTACTACTGTTTCCACTCCTACGACTCCTTCCCTCACTACGGAAACCTACCCGGGCTTTACCGCAACCAGGGTTTACGGACAACCTGACTTTACTTCCAATGCAGCGAATAACGGAGGAGTTAGTGCCACCTCGGCCAATAACCCGACGGGCGTGACCGTTGACTCCTCCGGAAACGTCTACATTGCGGAGTTTAGCAATAATCGGATTCTGAGATTCCCCCTCGGAAGCACTACGGCCGATACCGTCTATGGGCAGACAGGAAGTTTCACTACGAATATTCCAAACAAGGGAGGAATACCTACCGAAAATACCCTCAACGCTCCGGTACATTTGAGCATTGATGCAAGCGGGGGCCTGTATGTTGCCGACGCCTACGCCAACCGAGGGCTGTATTTTCCCTCCGGAAGTACCACGGCTACGAAAGTGTTCGGACAACCGAATTTTAACACCGGGAACGCCGTCTCAGGAAGCGGAACCAACTCGTTTTGGAATTCATGGGGGATCGGTGCAGGCAACGCCGGCGACGTTTACATTACGGATTATTACAATAATCGAATCCTCTATTATCCCTCGGGCAGTAGTTCCGCAACAAGGATCTACGGCGCAGGCTATGAAGGTAACTCCTGTGGCGCCGTCAATGCTACTTCCGTCTGCTATCCGACTGACGTAGTAGTCGACTCGAATGGTGGTTTGTATGCCGTGGACTATGCACGCAGCAGAGTCCTGTATTTTCCTTCGGGCAGCACTACCGCTACCAGGGTGTACGGTCAACCGGACCTTACATCCAGCGGTGTAAACAACGGTGGAAGGACTGCAAATTCGTTAAATTCTCCTAAGGGTATCGCCATGGATACCCAAGGCGGTCTCTATGTAGCGGATAAATTCAATGATCGTGTTTTGTATTATCCTCCCGGAAGTACGACTGCAACGAGAGTCTATGGCAAGGGCGGGGATTTTACTTCCGGCGCTTTTGGAACCAGCCCTACTCTCCTGATGCAGCCCGGAAGTATAGCGCTGGATTCCTCCGGAGGAATGTATGTCGTAGATGCGGGGAATAACCGTACTCTTTATTTCCCGCCGATTACGGTTACTCACTAA
- a CDS encoding NHL repeat-containing protein, whose translation MSSKKRECAEQKRFTKVRTHSDYLAIFLLTISSLLAVSCMGEVANLCALGTLCSGKGGSSGIPALILPSSSATVPTTTTPTLTTESYPGFTANRVYGQPDFTSSGPNNGGVTAASANSPTGIALDSSGNVYITEFSNNRILRFPPGSTTADTVYGQAGSFTTNTANKGGSITASTLYAPVHLSMDASGGLYATDAYNNRALYFPSGSTTATKVFGQPNFNTGNFVGGSGTNSDWNFWGIAVDGSNNVYIADYYNDRILYYPSGGGSATRIYGPGGENNWCPPVSATTICYPTGVAVASNGDVYATDYTNSRVLYYPSGSTTATRVYGQPNFTSNTANNGGRTANSLSAPKGIALDPQGGLYVSDKFNNRVLYYPPGSTTATRVYGQNGDFTTANSGTNSSSLNGPEGLAFDSSGGLYIVDTGNNRTLYFPQVTVTH comes from the coding sequence ATGTCTTCGAAAAAACGAGAATGTGCAGAGCAAAAAAGATTCACAAAAGTCCGTACGCATTCGGACTATTTGGCGATATTTCTTTTAACAATTTCCAGTTTACTTGCCGTTTCCTGTATGGGCGAAGTCGCAAATCTTTGCGCGTTAGGAACTCTTTGCTCAGGAAAAGGAGGAAGTTCCGGCATTCCAGCACTTATACTTCCCTCTTCTTCCGCGACTGTTCCCACTACGACCACTCCCACCCTTACCACGGAATCCTATCCCGGCTTTACCGCAAACAGGGTGTACGGCCAACCTGACTTCACCTCCAGTGGACCGAATAATGGAGGGGTCACAGCTGCCTCCGCAAATAGCCCGACGGGTATAGCTCTAGACTCGTCCGGAAACGTGTATATTACGGAGTTTTCCAATAATCGGATTCTGAGATTCCCGCCAGGAAGTACTACAGCGGATACCGTCTACGGACAGGCTGGAAGTTTCACTACGAATACCGCAAACAAGGGAGGATCGATTACCGCCAGCACCCTCTACGCTCCGGTGCATTTGAGCATGGATGCGAGCGGAGGTCTGTATGCTACCGATGCCTATAACAATCGAGCATTATATTTCCCCTCCGGAAGTACTACGGCTACGAAAGTATTCGGACAGCCGAATTTTAACACCGGGAACTTCGTAGGAGGAAGCGGAACCAACTCGGATTGGAACTTTTGGGGCATTGCGGTAGACGGCAGCAACAACGTCTACATTGCGGATTATTATAATGACCGGATACTCTATTATCCCTCAGGGGGTGGTTCTGCAACGAGGATCTACGGGCCAGGCGGTGAAAATAACTGGTGTCCCCCTGTTAGCGCGACTACCATCTGTTATCCGACCGGCGTAGCGGTCGCTTCCAACGGGGACGTATATGCGACTGATTATACGAATAGCAGAGTCTTGTATTATCCCTCTGGCAGCACAACGGCCACCAGGGTTTATGGTCAGCCGAACTTTACTTCCAATACTGCGAACAACGGCGGGCGCACCGCAAACTCATTAAGCGCGCCAAAAGGCATCGCCTTGGATCCCCAAGGTGGTCTCTACGTATCGGATAAATTCAATAATCGTGTTTTGTATTATCCGCCTGGAAGCACCACCGCAACCAGAGTGTACGGACAAAATGGTGATTTTACGACTGCCAACTCCGGAACAAATTCGTCCTCCTTGAATGGGCCGGAAGGCTTAGCTTTCGATTCATCCGGAGGGTTGTATATCGTAGATACGGGGAATAATCGCACTCTTTATTTCCCGCAGGTCACGGTCACCCATTAA
- a CDS encoding NHL repeat-containing protein, translating to MSILRKEYLIHASALFSGMFRITFPKIANLVSGLFAKKRGELFELAGRKYAKARTVSGNLLIFLLAISSFLSVSCISEVASLCASGALCEGKGGSSGIPAFLLSPTTTVSTPTTTTLTTESYPGFTATRVYGQPDFTSNSVNNGGISATSANDPTGVALDSSGNVYIAEFYNNRILRFPSGSTTADTVYGQAGSFTTNTVNMGGMPNENTLKAPVHLSFDASGGMYVADAYNNRALYFPAGSTTATKVFGQPDFNSGSGDGTKGNGTNSDWNFWGIRAGDAGDVYITDYYNNRILYYPSGSSFATRIYGAGNESNLCSTVNASSICYPTDVVVDSNGGLYATDFANSRVLYFPSGSLTATRVYGQPDFTSGGPNNGGITASSLNKPKGIALDSQGGLYVSDKFNDRVLYYPPGSTTPTRVYGQGGDFTSHVWGTSPTLLLQPEGIALDASGGMYVADTGNHRILYFPPITVTK from the coding sequence ATGTCGATTCTACGTAAAGAATATTTAATTCACGCTTCTGCGCTATTTTCAGGAATGTTTCGCATAACGTTTCCAAAAATAGCCAACCTGGTGTCAGGACTGTTTGCTAAAAAAAGGGGCGAACTTTTCGAATTGGCAGGACGAAAATATGCAAAAGCTCGTACGGTTTCGGGCAATTTGCTGATATTTCTTTTAGCGATTTCCAGTTTTCTGTCCGTTTCCTGTATAAGCGAAGTTGCAAGTCTTTGCGCGTCAGGCGCTCTTTGCGAGGGAAAAGGAGGAAGTTCCGGCATTCCTGCGTTCCTACTATCCCCTACTACTACTGTTTCCACTCCTACGACTACTACCCTCACTACGGAATCCTACCCGGGCTTTACCGCAACCAGGGTTTACGGACAACCTGACTTTACTTCCAATTCTGTGAACAATGGAGGAATTAGTGCTACCTCTGCAAATGACCCGACAGGCGTGGCTCTAGATTCCTCCGGAAACGTGTATATTGCGGAATTTTATAATAATCGGATCCTGAGATTTCCTTCCGGAAGCACTACGGCGGATACCGTCTATGGACAGGCCGGAAGTTTCACTACGAATACTGTAAACATGGGAGGAATGCCTAACGAAAATACCCTCAAGGCTCCGGTACATCTAAGCTTTGATGCGAGCGGAGGAATGTATGTTGCCGATGCATACAACAACCGAGCTTTGTATTTTCCCGCCGGAAGTACCACGGCCACGAAAGTGTTCGGACAACCGGATTTTAATTCCGGGAGCGGCGACGGCACCAAGGGAAACGGGACCAACTCGGATTGGAACTTTTGGGGAATCAGGGCAGGCGACGCCGGCGACGTTTACATTACGGATTATTACAATAATCGAATCCTCTATTATCCCTCGGGTAGTAGTTTCGCGACGCGGATCTACGGGGCAGGCAATGAAAGTAACCTGTGTAGCACCGTCAACGCTTCCTCCATCTGTTATCCGACTGACGTAGTAGTCGACTCGAATGGTGGTTTGTATGCAACGGACTTTGCAAACAGTAGAGTCTTATATTTTCCCTCCGGTAGTCTAACCGCTACCCGGGTGTATGGTCAACCGGACTTTACATCCGGCGGCCCAAACAACGGCGGAATCACTGCAAGTTCATTGAATAAACCGAAGGGTATCGCCTTGGACTCTCAAGGCGGCCTCTATGTATCAGATAAATTTAATGATCGTGTTTTGTATTATCCGCCCGGAAGCACTACTCCAACGAGAGTCTATGGTCAGGGCGGAGATTTTACCTCTCACGTTTGGGGAACTAGCCCTACACTCTTGCTTCAGCCTGAGGGCATAGCCTTAGATGCCTCCGGAGGAATGTACGTTGCAGATACGGGAAATCACCGGATTCTTTATTTTCCGCCGATTACGGTTACTAAGTAA
- a CDS encoding phosphoribosylamine--glycine ligase, with translation MNRKPKSDSPWLIYGSGNAREHITYERLSSELGTRVGFLLYGPNALLAELPGVISIRGILDAERVAKKKNASVIFLLSPGDLLNGAPDFFRERGFTVFAPKPEAIPLEGSKLFAKEFMRRHSIPTPRATVWNEFGSASEFLRTRWAVGNEGFVLKTDNFLINAAERVLVPKTLEEALTDLQGMFARSAEKRISSDVLLEEKIKGEEYSIHLAVANGKYAVFPLVQDYKKLKEGGTGPNTEGIGAVASTDPRFRTFLDEVEDLIVRPVMHGLISDGLEYNGILYIGIMDTAEGPQCLEFNVRSGNPEWLPLLHLMETPLSVLFEHLLAGKLFSPVWKSGSWAASVVAFPKNYPLGGEDERNDHSFRFARLPRSIKLTGERIRKSGDFYRAEDGRCFTLTSIGSDCKAMMGELYAYLEAIESGLCYRSDVGKEGISFRKERAFLKILPSNV, from the coding sequence ATGAATCGGAAACCTAAATCGGACTCGCCCTGGTTGATCTACGGTTCTGGAAACGCACGGGAACATATAACCTATGAACGATTATCGAGCGAGCTCGGAACGAGGGTCGGTTTTTTGCTTTACGGTCCTAATGCGCTGTTAGCGGAACTGCCTGGCGTGATTTCCATCCGAGGGATCCTGGACGCAGAGCGGGTGGCAAAAAAAAAGAATGCGAGCGTTATCTTCTTATTAAGTCCCGGAGACTTACTGAACGGTGCTCCCGATTTCTTTCGAGAAAGAGGATTTACCGTATTCGCTCCGAAACCGGAAGCGATTCCTTTGGAAGGCAGCAAGTTGTTTGCGAAAGAATTCATGAGACGGCATTCCATCCCGACTCCGAGAGCGACCGTCTGGAATGAATTCGGCTCCGCTTCCGAGTTTCTCAGAACTAGGTGGGCCGTCGGCAACGAAGGATTCGTATTAAAGACGGATAATTTTCTAATAAACGCCGCGGAACGAGTTTTGGTCCCGAAGACGTTAGAAGAGGCATTAACGGATCTGCAGGGGATGTTTGCGAGATCCGCGGAAAAAAGGATCTCCTCGGACGTTCTGCTCGAAGAGAAAATTAAGGGAGAGGAATATTCGATTCATCTGGCCGTTGCGAACGGGAAGTATGCCGTTTTTCCGCTTGTTCAGGATTACAAAAAGCTAAAGGAGGGAGGTACGGGGCCTAATACCGAAGGGATCGGAGCGGTCGCTAGTACGGATCCTCGATTTCGTACTTTTTTGGATGAGGTGGAAGATCTAATCGTGCGTCCCGTGATGCACGGACTCATATCCGACGGTTTAGAATATAATGGTATTCTTTACATTGGAATAATGGATACTGCGGAAGGTCCTCAGTGTCTGGAATTCAATGTTCGGTCCGGAAATCCCGAATGGCTTCCGCTTCTTCACTTAATGGAAACTCCTCTTTCCGTTTTATTCGAACATTTGCTGGCAGGAAAATTATTTTCTCCGGTATGGAAGTCCGGATCCTGGGCCGCGAGCGTCGTCGCCTTTCCGAAAAATTATCCATTAGGAGGCGAAGATGAGCGAAACGACCATTCGTTTCGATTTGCCCGTTTACCCCGGAGCATCAAACTCACCGGAGAAAGAATACGAAAAAGCGGCGATTTTTACCGCGCGGAAGATGGACGGTGTTTCACTCTTACCTCTATCGGAAGCGACTGTAAAGCGATGATGGGAGAATTGTATGCTTATTTGGAAGCGATTGAAAGCGGTCTTTGCTATCGATCGGATGTCGGTAAAGAGGGGATCAGCTTTCGTAAGGAACGAGCTTTCCTGAAGATCCTTCCTTCGAATGTTTAA
- a CDS encoding adenylate/guanylate cyclase domain-containing protein, whose translation MSTSQNPSKPASEISRLRSELRDLRILYKNTIEHATLLENELEDKRWKIERLLQNMQKYLPMKLYERVTDGELSISSGYQRKKLTVFFSDLVGFTELTDSVEPEVIASCLNCYMNDMSRLAVKYGGKIDKFIGDAMMIFFEESDSDSGKAYALNCIHMALEMQKRLRLIRLAWKEFGISESVQVRIGINTGFCTMGNFGSDIRMDYTIIGNTVNVAARLEQLARPGSILISVSTYELIKDEFRARSLGKVQIKGIHVPVEIFELIGTRENKISPYLEKNGDTFKLKEIIMPLKSPISDQEALSIMEALEETRDTIEKSLRGWAQIE comes from the coding sequence ATGAGCACTTCACAAAATCCTAGCAAGCCCGCGAGCGAGATATCGCGGCTTCGGTCCGAACTGCGTGATCTGCGGATCCTCTATAAGAACACGATAGAGCATGCTACGTTGCTTGAAAACGAGTTGGAAGATAAACGCTGGAAGATCGAGCGCTTACTGCAGAATATGCAGAAATATCTGCCGATGAAGCTGTATGAAAGGGTTACTGACGGAGAATTATCGATTTCGAGCGGATACCAAAGAAAAAAACTTACCGTATTCTTTTCCGATCTAGTCGGTTTTACCGAACTTACCGATAGCGTCGAACCCGAAGTAATCGCTAGTTGCTTAAACTGCTATATGAACGATATGTCCCGGCTTGCAGTTAAGTACGGAGGTAAGATCGATAAGTTCATCGGGGACGCGATGATGATTTTTTTTGAAGAATCCGATTCCGATTCCGGAAAGGCTTATGCGCTAAACTGTATCCATATGGCCTTGGAAATGCAAAAGAGACTTCGTTTAATCCGGTTAGCCTGGAAAGAATTCGGAATATCGGAATCCGTGCAGGTACGCATCGGCATTAATACCGGTTTTTGCACGATGGGAAACTTCGGTTCGGATATAAGAATGGATTATACGATCATCGGCAATACGGTGAACGTTGCCGCTAGGTTAGAACAATTAGCGCGCCCGGGTTCGATCCTAATCTCGGTTTCCACATATGAATTGATTAAAGACGAGTTCCGTGCCAGATCGCTCGGGAAAGTCCAGATCAAGGGGATTCATGTCCCCGTCGAAATTTTTGAATTAATCGGAACGAGGGAGAACAAAATAAGTCCCTACTTGGAGAAAAACGGGGATACTTTCAAACTGAAAGAGATCATTATGCCGTTAAAGAGTCCGATTTCGGATCAGGAAGCGCTTTCCATTATGGAAGCCTTAGAGGAGACAAGAGATACGATCGAAAAAAGTCTAAGAGGATGGGCTCAAATCGAATAA
- a CDS encoding slr1659 superfamily regulator, translating to MDSLINKEDYEVLFDSSRSVVSFSGSLRLQSLDAYGPIKALLKNASSTTSHSKLVLDFSKLIFLNSSGITCISLFIIETRNNAKTAICVQGSKSIPWQSKSLGNLKKLWPEIDLVIR from the coding sequence ATGGACTCTCTAATCAATAAGGAGGACTATGAAGTCCTATTCGATTCTTCAAGGTCGGTCGTAAGCTTTTCCGGATCTCTGCGTTTGCAAAGTCTGGATGCTTACGGTCCGATAAAGGCCTTACTAAAGAATGCGTCTTCCACGACGAGTCATTCGAAACTTGTCCTAGACTTTTCCAAACTGATTTTTCTAAATAGCTCCGGGATCACCTGCATCAGCCTGTTTATTATAGAAACCCGAAACAACGCCAAAACGGCGATATGCGTGCAGGGATCAAAAAGTATTCCTTGGCAGTCCAAATCTCTCGGCAATCTCAAGAAACTCTGGCCCGAGATTGATCTGGTCATACGATGA
- a CDS encoding slr1658 superfamily regulator, which produces MKEEVKYGRYDLLQDSIPPESYFRLIIQPIDLTAFWNRCGLTANFTAAFCSYCSQDSEYFKNIVSTIVNELIENSAKYSKVRDATVTIDFKYYMNILRIEVTNLISDRTRSNFEKVVKRLCSTDLEEEYLKSLEVRDQDASYSGIGLLMLMKDYPADFGFKFRKIGEDENEIGVCAYLKKNDLSKEEGWTL; this is translated from the coding sequence ATGAAAGAAGAGGTAAAGTACGGTCGGTATGATTTGCTTCAGGATAGCATTCCTCCGGAGTCTTATTTTCGGCTCATTATTCAGCCTATCGATCTCACCGCGTTTTGGAATCGATGCGGTCTCACGGCAAACTTTACGGCCGCCTTTTGTTCGTACTGCAGCCAAGACAGCGAATACTTTAAGAATATCGTCTCGACGATCGTCAACGAACTTATCGAAAATTCGGCGAAGTATTCCAAGGTCCGCGATGCTACGGTAACCATCGATTTTAAATATTACATGAATATCCTACGCATCGAAGTCACGAATCTGATTTCCGATCGGACCAGGAGCAATTTCGAAAAAGTGGTAAAACGATTATGCTCAACGGATCTGGAAGAAGAGTACCTGAAGTCGTTAGAAGTCAGGGACCAGGATGCTTCTTATTCCGGCATCGGCTTGTTGATGTTGATGAAGGATTATCCTGCTGATTTCGGTTTTAAATTTAGGAAGATAGGTGAAGACGAAAATGAGATCGGAGTCTGTGCATATCTTAAAAAGAACGACCTTTCGAAGGAGGAAGGATGGACTCTCTAA
- a CDS encoding PP2C family protein-serine/threonine phosphatase — MSNKRNSLRENVLGEAEKMLLGPSLNARRHILLFVNSVALMLLIVNLIGQLALRGHTNNPQMDWIYFSTGILFTLSCMIMIGFRSKNVGQEESRTFKFFSYGTVILFSIFSVSLLYVSQNPPLALLVDAWTGIPVILITFMLTNKPTGLIVSFILLSNLLFAANKVGFKYVYNSDWNFPESIPMTSFLSFILTYFIMSILLIYQESGIVRKILTVIPRVVENIRKGSEEKARLEVENVRLGTELSIAKRIQTMILPKEEETLVSGDYSIYGIMETAAEVGGDYFDILVNGNTTYLSIGDVTDHGLESGLTMLMAQSSFRTLVESGLGNDLKVMLINLNSTLYKNNQIRIQNGCNMSLLLGRLKGAKLTLCGQHESILIKRARSKKIEIIDTIDFGMYVGLVPDIEAHISEFEITLRHGDSVLFYTDGIIESQNQSRDFFGIEKLAASFLAHADNSAKDMLNLILRDWKSWSDNTYIEDDITLLALKYGK; from the coding sequence ATGAGTAATAAAAGGAATTCTTTGCGTGAAAACGTTTTGGGAGAGGCGGAGAAAATGCTGCTCGGCCCTTCGCTGAATGCTCGTAGGCACATTCTTCTCTTCGTAAACTCGGTCGCATTGATGTTACTGATCGTCAATTTGATCGGTCAGCTTGCACTGAGAGGCCATACCAATAACCCGCAAATGGATTGGATCTACTTTAGTACGGGAATTTTATTTACGTTAAGCTGCATGATAATGATCGGATTCCGTTCGAAAAATGTCGGACAGGAAGAATCCCGAACATTCAAATTTTTCTCCTACGGGACGGTGATTCTTTTTTCGATCTTCTCCGTTAGTCTTCTTTATGTGAGTCAAAACCCTCCGCTGGCCCTGTTGGTCGACGCTTGGACGGGAATCCCGGTGATCCTGATAACCTTCATGCTGACTAATAAGCCTACCGGCTTGATCGTGTCGTTTATCCTACTATCAAACCTACTGTTTGCCGCAAATAAAGTCGGCTTCAAATACGTTTATAATAGCGATTGGAATTTTCCGGAATCGATTCCTATGACGAGTTTTCTTTCGTTTATCCTGACGTATTTCATCATGTCGATCCTTTTGATTTATCAGGAATCCGGAATAGTGCGGAAAATACTCACCGTCATACCGAGGGTCGTTGAAAATATAAGAAAAGGATCGGAGGAGAAAGCCAGACTGGAAGTGGAAAATGTCCGCTTAGGAACGGAACTCAGTATAGCCAAACGAATACAGACTATGATACTCCCGAAAGAAGAGGAAACGTTAGTCTCCGGGGATTATTCAATATATGGAATCATGGAGACCGCAGCCGAAGTGGGAGGGGACTATTTCGATATCTTAGTGAACGGAAATACGACTTATCTAAGCATCGGTGACGTTACCGATCACGGACTGGAATCAGGCTTAACGATGCTAATGGCTCAATCCTCCTTTCGGACCCTTGTGGAAAGCGGTTTAGGAAACGATCTCAAGGTTATGCTTATAAATCTAAATTCCACATTGTATAAGAACAATCAGATCCGCATCCAAAACGGCTGCAATATGTCTCTGCTATTAGGAAGGCTGAAAGGCGCAAAACTTACGTTATGCGGGCAACATGAATCGATTTTAATCAAAAGAGCTCGTTCGAAAAAAATAGAAATTATCGATACCATCGATTTCGGAATGTACGTGGGTCTCGTGCCGGACATAGAGGCTCACATCTCCGAATTCGAGATAACTCTCAGACATGGGGATTCCGTCCTATTCTACACCGACGGAATTATCGAGTCCCAAAACCAATCAAGGGATTTCTTCGGAATAGAGAAATTAGCGGCATCCTTTCTTGCGCATGCGGATAATAGCGCGAAAGATATGCTGAATCTGATTCTACGGGACTGGAAGAGTTGGAGCGACAATACTTATATCGAAGATGATATCACGCTTTTAGCGTTAAAATATGGAAAATAA